In the genome of Juglans microcarpa x Juglans regia isolate MS1-56 chromosome 6S, Jm3101_v1.0, whole genome shotgun sequence, the window tttttttttttgaaaaagaccATTTGGTTCAACACAATGTTCTTCTTTGCCCCCTTTTAAAAGGGGTAATCCTTATCTTCTGGCCCTGGTGCCATATCATGGTGCCTTACTCAGTTTATGGCCTAAGCGGAATAGGAATACGTTCCTCtctatttcatttgaaattgataaaactCAGTAGGTTAGTATATATGGTATATTTTAGTCATTTCACTTTGTATATATGAAGATGAtcttttttccagaaaaaatctttcatcatctattttctcatcatcccatgatgtggcattagatgataggttcacaagtgaaatatgaTGAGAGTAGCATTACTCCTTTTTCGGTATCTTACCAAGCTGCTTGATCTGTCAAACTCTCGCCACTCTCACCCAAGCCGAAGGCTGTAAGTACGTGAGAATTGAACCCTTAGTTGGTTCAGAGTTTGTTAAAGCTGTTCCATCAGCCAAAGAAGCACTCGCGAAATTTCAGAGGATGCGTCCAGATTACCAACTTTAGTTTCAGTATGCATGGTAGCATGACTGTCGAATAAGTTGGGTTGCACCAAGACCCTCCCAATACTAAAATAATCCCCACTCTGTCACAACAAGATTGATTTACGTAAAAAATGCACAATATTTTTGGATGAAGAGACTGAAATTTAGCAGACTTCTTTCGTTCCAAATGCATGACACTTGCCTAAAGTATAGTCccatttcttgaattttttttgtctatttaaGCTGCTCGAAGTGAATCACACAGCCAtggatatatagatatattcaTTAATAAACAGCTTTATTACACAACATTGGACACTCTCTCAAATATGGCTGCCCAAAAACACTGTTCCCTTGCTTTCAAATCTTTGATTATAGCAGCGTTTTTGTTATTTCATTGTGTTGGATTTATTAGTGGTGCTGAGGCTACTACAGAGCTCCAGCTCTCACAACACAATCAAGGGCAGTGGCTGCTCCTCCTAAACAACACTGGCGTTGTGGCCATGCACATGGCATTGACAAACCGCAACACTGTCTTGATGTTTGATCAAACGGGATCAGGCCCGTCTGCGTATCGACTTCAGCATCGTTTCAATGGAAGAAGGTGCACTGGATCTAGGGATGATTTGCAAGACTCCTCATGCTATGCTCACTCAGTTGAGTACGATATTTCTAGCAACAAAATTAGGCCTCTAAGGCTCTACACTGATCCTTGGTGTTCCTCAGGCTCTTTCTTGAGTAATGGAACACTCCTACAAGTTGGTGGATATGGCAGGGGTTCTCGAAGTATCCGATACTTTAGGCCATGTGAGGATCATTTATGTAATTGGAGGCAATCGGGAAGATTATTGGCAAGTGATCGCTGGTATGCTTCCAATCAGCTACTCCCTGGCAATGACCGGGTGATTGTTGTGGGTGGAAGAAGGGCTTTTACCTATGAATTTGTACCTAAAAGGTCCCCTAATGAAGGTGCTTTTGATCTTCCATTCTTGCACCGGACCTATGATCGGAATGCAGGAGGGAACAACCTCTATCCCTTCCTTCACCTTTCTTCTGATGGCAATTTGTTCATTTTTGCAAATCGAGATTCTATCCTTTTCAATCCTAGACAAAATAGGGTGGTCAAGACCTACCCTCGGATTCCCAAGGTTGGGGCAAGGAACTACCCGAGCTCTGGCTCCTCAGTAATTCTTCCACTAGACTATAAAAACAAGTTCCAAAAGGTGGAAGTCATGGTGTGTGGAGGTTCAACTCCTGGAGCTTTTAGGGCTGCCAATGAAGGGAGATTCTTGAAGGGCTTGAGTTCTTGTGGAAGAATGGTGATCACAGGTAATAAACACAAGTGGAATATGGAAAACATGCCAGGACCTCGTCTCCTAAACGACATGCTAATCCTCCCAACAAGCCATGTCTTGATCATCAATGGTGCAAAACATGGTTGTGCTGGATGGAATAATGCAAGGAATGCTTCCCTCCAACCTTACCTATACACACCTCACCAAAAACTTGGGAGAAGATTCTCAGTGTTGAGAGCCACTAGAATACCTAGAATGTATCACTCATCAGCCATTCTTTTGCCTGATGGGAGGGTCTTAGTTGCAGGTAGTAACCCTAACAATAGGTACACTTTCAGAAACGTGGCCTACCCAACTGAACTCAGGCTACAAGCATTTGTTCCACACTACATGGACCGGCGATATCACCATTACCGGCCACAAAACGTGACAGTACACTATGCTTCCGGCCAAAATTATGGGGTCAAACATGGCGAGGAGTTTGGTGTAGGGTTTTGGTTGGATAGGAAGCCAAGCAAGGATTTGGAGTTCAACATTTATGCACCACCATTCACCACACATTCCATATCTATGAACCAAAGGATGCTAAAGCTGAGGTGCAGAACCATGGCGACGGCTAGGGGTGGAAGGATAAATGCACTGGTGGAGGCCCCTCCATCTCCTGATGTTGCTCCCTCAGGTTATTACATGCTCACAGTTGTGAATGATGGAATTCCAAGCTTTTCTCAATGGGTGAGGTTTATAGATGCTTGAGATCCCTCCCTAATTGGAAAATCCTAAGCTGGGGGAGTGGAGGATAATTGTGTAGACAATACACTAATCAGTAAGAGAGTAGGGTCACTTTAATATGCATAAATATTAATTAGGCATTGCATAAATTTCCAGGAGTGACCTGGTAATGCTATGACTAGCTTCTGTTGTcataattatgattattatttctAAACAATAGAACTAgtattgtcattttattttgtctcttttttATGATAATTTCTATTCTCAAGTCGGTGTATAGAGTACACTTAATAAAATGtatacatgacataatttgttttaatttaaatcttacaaatcaaatcttaccatttaagtaaTGCAGATTGTGTGCTCTATACACCGACTTGAGAATGAACTCTTTTTATAGTCTCATTCtacatttttgtattttaaaaaaaaaaaaaactaaatttctcaagtaaaatgaatctatttttctttatttgaaaaaaaagagaatccTATTTACTTTCGTTAGATTCTTATTGGTCTAAGCAAAATTTTAGACCAATTTGACTAATATGTCACTTTTAACTTTTGATTAATCACTTAAAACTTAAACTACACATTAGATTAGCATCTCACTttctataataattaaaaaaaaaaaatattttataattttttttgtctacctatttaatgcattttttattttttaaatgctttttatttttatttttcttaattttcaacattctatatattaaaatacataaaaatccATCTATGAACCTAAACTAAGttcattttcaattacaaaatatatacaaaatttattcacaaatgagtgagaaataatataaaaatcttGCTAAGTTACTGTAATTAGCTTATAATCAAATTTACGTACTTTTAAAGGGtatattagctaaattttagctaaagttGGACTATGGCTAAGCCAATGAAAATGCTCTTACGGCATCGTAAAAGCGGCATTCCGCCAAAGTGGGCTGTTGGCTTATCCAATACTGCTTCATTGTGAAAACTACAAACCAAATGCAGGCCTGATGTGAGAATGAAAAGCAGAGGCCTTGATGGGGCCCATAGATCCGGACCATCGGTGGCCATGGGCTTGCCCTTCAAAGCCCTTTCTTATAACTATGAACCGAATTAAGTGGGCCAGCTCTCAATCGTACTTTATGGGAGAGTCTGCACTGCACAATAATCAGGACAATGATGTTTCAAAACTGGCaagtttatttcaatttaattacAATGATGCAGGAATTCTATGACAAAATTAATTTGTATGAAGACAACCCATGgtagtttttttctcttttttctttttaataattttttttgtttttcagtttttaacatgttgtttaaaataaaaaagataaaagaataatttaaaaagagcCAAAGACACTAGACATAAAAAAGTCACACAAAATGTCTCAAaaaacccacataaaaaaaggCTATACATGCCCAAAATTGGGTAGAGAAGATCTCAATTGGTCATATAGATACTCATATTTTACGCTAAAATGATATTAATCATTAatcattgatttatttattttttttatgacaaaagCAAGAATTGATATAAAGGTCACGTAtagtataataattatatatacaagcaacaaatgtataaataaggatgtaaatgaaccagtctgtttGATAGCCTACTCAGTACTCACCTGGTTAAATTCGAATCAAACtcaactcgtgaaaaaaaaaaaaaactcgcaCATGAAAGCAGATACCatctcgattagtaaatgacataTACCCGACAAAATTCGACTTGACTCGGTTAAGGCTCGTTAAGGTCCGCTCGTTTATGCTTGAGTCGACTCGTTAGTTCAACTCAATTAAagctcattcatatattgataaatatatatatacacatatgtatatataaacatatatatatattagataataatataagcatagaatttttataattaaatatataatatgtaacctaattacttatgtctatatattgaatatatttcatagctatattttataatatgtacaataattagtcgataagatttaatagtttcatatattaatatgcgggaaccatatatgaaatagatatatgctatcatattatatgtatatattaataatttttgtagacacataatatattgttattatgaataaatatcaactagttagatattaattattcataaattcttaaaatcttataattcataGAAGTTCTATTTGTTAGtagtacaaattcaatattatatttttttattttttatctatctaatttattatttataaaatattattaaaaaaaagaaaaaaacaattctagCCAAGCTCGTGTTGGGAATTTAATTTATT includes:
- the LOC121237311 gene encoding aldehyde oxidase GLOX-like — translated: MAAQKHCSLAFKSLIIAAFLLFHCVGFISGAEATTELQLSQHNQGQWLLLLNNTGVVAMHMALTNRNTVLMFDQTGSGPSAYRLQHRFNGRRCTGSRDDLQDSSCYAHSVEYDISSNKIRPLRLYTDPWCSSGSFLSNGTLLQVGGYGRGSRSIRYFRPCEDHLCNWRQSGRLLASDRWYASNQLLPGNDRVIVVGGRRAFTYEFVPKRSPNEGAFDLPFLHRTYDRNAGGNNLYPFLHLSSDGNLFIFANRDSILFNPRQNRVVKTYPRIPKVGARNYPSSGSSVILPLDYKNKFQKVEVMVCGGSTPGAFRAANEGRFLKGLSSCGRMVITGNKHKWNMENMPGPRLLNDMLILPTSHVLIINGAKHGCAGWNNARNASLQPYLYTPHQKLGRRFSVLRATRIPRMYHSSAILLPDGRVLVAGSNPNNRYTFRNVAYPTELRLQAFVPHYMDRRYHHYRPQNVTVHYASGQNYGVKHGEEFGVGFWLDRKPSKDLEFNIYAPPFTTHSISMNQRMLKLRCRTMATARGGRINALVEAPPSPDVAPSGYYMLTVVNDGIPSFSQWVRFIDA